In the genome of Triticum urartu cultivar G1812 chromosome 5, Tu2.1, whole genome shotgun sequence, one region contains:
- the LOC125509664 gene encoding uncharacterized protein LOC125509664, with translation MLRTVLRRGGAAMRQAALAEGSTGNLLRLSVAERERSRRRRRDPGRDEFFVPTPESLKWLDSVTLPMILTAAAVALFTKLLMMEHEATDQERRERKIKNSHPEQGTVRMLSREEWDEIQEVRPRTPFESKLARPHARLRTGEKMRLEDAKDWAVDVLTDAFTRAEESAKRK, from the exons ATGCTGCGGACGGTTCTGCGCCGGGGAGGGGCGGCCATGAGGCAGGCCGCGCTGGCCGAGGGATCTACGGGGAACCTTCTACGGCTGAGCGTGGCGGAGCGGGAGCGCTCTCGGCGGCGTCGGCGCGACCCGGGACGCGACGAGTTCTTCGTGCCAACGCCGGAGTCGCTTAAATGGCTCGACTCCGTCACCCTGCCCATGatcctcaccgccgccgccgtcgccctctTCACCAAGCTCCTCATGATG GAACATGAAGCTACAGACCAAGAAAGGAGGGAACGCAAGATAAAGAATAGTCACCCTGAGCAAGGAACAGTAAGGATGCTTTCGCGTGAAGAGTGGGATGAAATACAAGAAGTCAGGCCAAGGACCCCTTTTGAATCAAAGTTGGCTCGTCCACATGCCCGCCTAAGAACTGGGGAAAAAATGCGGCTG GAGGATGCCAAGGATTGGGCTGTTGATGTGCTGACTGATGCTTTCACTAGAGCGGAAGAGAGTGCTAAGCGGAAGTGA